The DNA sequence TTACAAGGTGGCTGGTATTTTCCAGAGTCAGAAACAGATTGATGAACTGAATTCTCAGGCACAGGCAAACGGATATGATTTCTATCAGAATGGCGCTCACGTAGGCGACTATATGTTTGTGGATACAGATGGCAACGGGTATATTACCGAGGCAGACCGTACGGCTATCGCCAATCCGGAGCCAAAGGTGTTCGGAGGTTGGTCACATACCTTATCTTATAAGAACCTCACCCTGTCAATGCTCTTCCAGTATCAGTTTGGAGGTCATGCATACTACAGTACTATGCAGGAATCTGCAGCCGGTAGTCTGGGTCAGAGTATTCTGAGAGAAATGTACGGCAATACCTGGACACCGGATCGCACGGATGCCAAGTATGCTCAGCTGGTATGGTTGCCTGCAAGCATGGACAATACAAATACCAACGACCGCTATGTATATTCCAACTCATATTTCCGTCTGAGAAATATCACGCTCTCCTATAATTTCGAGCCATCTCTTCTGGAGCGCCTGCACATCAGCGGAGCATCTGTGTTCTTCACAGCCACCAACCTGTTTACCATTACTAACTGGCCAGGTTTGGATCCAGACATGTCGGCAACAAATGCCTTCTTAAAGACTACAGAGAATAAGGACGTTTATCCAATGAGCCGTTCTTTCTCTATCGGTCTGAAATTACAATTCTAACTCATACAAAGACTGTAGATTATGAAACATATAAGATTTCAATTTCTTACGCTCCTTTCAGCCACAGCACTGACTCTTACATCGTGTGACCTGATAGGTAGCCTCGACGGCATCGAACCAGAACATGTGGTTACTGATGACAATTATATCACTGATGTCTCAACTGCACAGACGGCGCTCAATGGTGTCTATGCCTCATGGCGCAGCACGGGTGTATCTTACCTGCGCTATGGAATGTCGTCTATGGCTCATACCCAGGCCATGGCGATGGCAATGGGGGCGGATGAGTTTGCTGCCGAGAATATCGAGACCAATAACAGTAATGTGGAGACGGCTTATACCGCCTATTACAATGTAATCAATGCGGCCAATACCTTCCTGGTACATATCAACAAGAATATACCAGGACTGAGCGAGGAGAAACGTACAGAGATGATTGCAGAGGCCCGTTGCCAGCGTGCCTTAGCTTACCTTACTCTGCTGAAGTGCTTCGGAGAATATTGGAAGCAGGATTCACCATACGGTGTCTGCATCTTCCAGGACGAACTGGTAAGAGATAACCAACCACGCAAGCGTTCTTCTGTGGCTGAAACTTACAAGTTGATATCTGATGATCTCGACTATGCCATCGCCCATTGTGAACAGCATCCGGCAGATCATTATCACATGAGTTCTGTTTTCGCCAAGGCTTTGAAAGCCAAAATGTATATGGCTCAGGATAATTATGCTGAAGCTGCAAGACTGGCAGAGGAAGTGATCAGTGAGGCTGAAGCAGCTGGTTATGGTTTGGAAAGCGATTATGCCAAGATCTTCGACGAACAGTTTAATTCTCAGGAGATGCTCTTTGCTCCTTATACAGCCAATCCAAGTGAGTTGATGGATTCAAACTGGTATATGTTTTCTCCAGGTTCACTCCTCAAGAAGGTGGCAGATGATTTAGTTCCAGATGATGAAACAGGTGGAGATATTGTTATTCCAACCCCGGGAGATGGTGGGGACGTTGTTGTTCCTGATCCTGATGGTTCTTCAGATGGTAGTGCTTCTGGCGATGGTGGTGTTGTTATTCCAGGCGGTGATGGTGGAGTAGTCATCCCAGGCGGTGATGGTAGTGATTTCCCATTCCCTCCAGGTGAAGATGATGTAGCTTCCTACGATGCGCTATATACATGGGCCTATAAGGGAGATGCCATGAATGGTATTGGAAAATATAACAAGTTGACTCCTGAAATGTTCTATGCTGACTCTTATTACTTCATGCGCCTTGCCGAAGTTTATTATATCGCTGCCGAAGCAGAGGCTCGTCAGGGTCAGTATGCTAAGGCTCGTACGCTCTTGGCTACAGTCATCGAACGTGCTGGATATACTGAGGACGATGTGAACGCAATTGCCGACAGTGATCTTCTGGGTGAAATTCTCAAGCATAAGTTGTGTGATATGAGTAACGAAAATCTTGAAGAATGGTTCGATCTTTGCCGTTATAACCGTCAGGGTGGTTTCGAGAGTTGGACAGAAGATGAGAAAGCAGAACTTCCTAGCTTCCGCCGATATCTTCTTCCTATACCAAAGGCATCTATGGGAGCCAATAATCTTCTGGTTCAGAATCCGGAATATGTGAATCAATAAACATTATATAATAAATAAAATCGAGAAAAAATGAATAAGATGAAAATGAAAACTTGCATGATGACACTTGCCGGTCTTGTACTTGCAATGGCTGCCAGCGCGCAGAATTTTGAGATGAAAGGCAAGGTTAAAGGTAACGTGGACGGCTGTTCTGTCATGTTGCAGAAGTATGGATTGGAAGGTGTTACCAATCTGGATAGTGTTACAATCAAGAATGGTGAGTTCACCCTCAAGGGGGTAGTTAACCAGCCTGAGCAGTATCAGATGGTTATTGATATGAACAAGCCTGGTACAGCTGAGCCTGACTATCAGAAAATATTCTCAACAAGAGTCTATGTAGAGAATAAGCCGATGACCTACGATGTAGATCTTACCGGTTTTCCTGCAGAGCGTGATATGAGTATGATAGAGCCTGTTGTAAAGGGTTCTACCACTCAGGATATTTATCAGGCTTATCTTGAACTGATGTCACCTATTCAGGACAAGATGCACAAGATGGATGATAGTATCAACCAGACTACCGATTTGGCACAGCGTGTATCTCTTGCCAAGGAAGCCATCAAGTTGCAGGAGGAAATGCGCCATCAGACCAGTCTGTTTATTCAGCAGCATACCACTTCTCTGGTAGCCTTCGACTTGCTTCTCGAGAGTTTCTCTTCTTTACCAACCCCATATACCTCTCAGCAGATTGACGAGATGATGGGCTGGTTGAAGAACGACTGGAGTTCTTCTGCACAATATCCGATGCTGCAGATGCAGGCAGAGATGGCAAAGCATACAGCTATCGGCAACCATTATATCGATGGTACCGTTGTCACTCCTGAAGGCAAGCAGGTGAAGCTTTCTTCACTTATCAAGAAGGGTGAATACACCATGTTGGAGTTCTGGGCTTCCTGGTGTCGTCCATGCCGTCAGGAGATTCCACATCTCAAGAAGGTACACGAGAAATACAAGGATTTCAACATCATCAGTATTTCCGTAGATGAGAGAGATGCCGACTGGAAAAAGGCAATGGCCAAGGAAGGAATGACCTGGACACAGGTTCGCAATCCTGAAGGTTTTGGCGGTATGGTGATGGGCGAGTATGGCATCAATGGTATTCCAGCCTGTCTCATCCTAGATAAGGATGGCAATTTCTATAAGACCAACATGCGTGGTGCTTATCTTGATGCTTTCTTATACGATTACTATAAGAAATAAAATAGTTTAGTGCATAAAAATATTCCCCGATATGAATCCTCAGTATTCCTGCAGGATTCGTATCGGGGAATTTTGTTGATGACTTGTATGAAGGATAGATCTTCGCGAAATGAATATCCATCATTGTTATTTACCATGCCTCCAGTTTATCTGCAATCTCTAGCATCTTATCCTTGGTGAATACAGGATTCTTGCCTTCCTTCTTCTGTTGGCGATAGTCTTTCAACAGGAAGACGGCCTGACGGGAAAGCAGGACGATGGCTGCGAGATTGCAGAGGGTGAGAAGAGCCATCGTGATATCTGCAAAACTCCATGCAAAATCCAGAGATACTACCGCTCCGACCATCACCATTGCTGCTACAGCAAGACGATAGACAAATACACCCAGCTTGGAGTCCCTGATATATCTCACGTTGGTTTCTCCATAATAATAATTGCCGATGATGCTGCTAAATGCAAACAGCCATATCATTACCGCAACAAACGGATTGCCGATGTTTCCGATTTCGTGGGTCAGGGCATCCTGGGTGAGTTGAATTCCATTTGAAGCCGTAAGATCCACACCGCTCACCAGGATGATGAAAGCGGTGCAGGAACATACCACCAGCGTATCTGTAAAAACGCCCAAAGCCTGTATCAATCCCTGTTTTACAGGATGACTGACTGTAGCTACCGCAGCAGCATTCGGTGCACTACCTTCACCTGCCTCATTACTGAACAGACCTCGCTTGATGCCCTGTATCACTGTAACGCCAAGAACTCCGCCAGCAGCCTGATTGAATCCGAAAGCATTCTCAACAATGGTAAGCAGAACCTTTGGCAGACTGGTGATATTCCAAACAACAACACCTACAGCTATCAGAAGATAAACGACAGCCATCACTGGAACCACGGTAGAAGAGAACTTAGCCACTCTATGGATGCCACCGAAGATGATGAGCAGGGTGAGCACAGTGAGGGCAATTCCCATGGTGGCAGGCTCGATGCCAAAAGCCTTCTGCCATGCCAGACAGATAGTATTGCTCTGCACTGAATTATAGGCAAAGCCGAAGGTAATGATCATCAGCACGGCAAAAAGAATACCCATCCATCCTTTTCCCAAACCATACTTCATATAATAGGCCGGTCCGCCATAGAAAGATGTTTTGCCTTTTCGCTTGTAAAGTTGGGCGAGAGTTGATTCTATGAAAGCGGATGCAGAGCCCAGTAAAGCCAGCATCCACATCCAGAATACGGCTCCCGGACCACCGATGCTGATAGCAGTAGCCACACCGGCAAGGTTACCGGTTCCAATACGGCTAGCCAATGCTACCACGAATGCCTGGAAGGAAGAAATGTGTTTCATTTCTCCATCCACTTTCACCTCCATCGACAGTTCATCGTGTCCTATCTCTTCCGGTTGTACCTTGTCGGGATGAATCAGCAGCCTGATCATCTCTCTGATAAGGCGGAACTGGACGAAACGGGTACGCCAAGTGAAAAACAGGGCACAGCATATCAAGACGGTGATGATGATATACGACCAAAGGAAATCGCTAACCTGAACTAAAATGTTTTGTATTGAATCTATCATTTATCTATTTAAACCTTATTATTTCTTTACTTTTTTATAACCTTCAGAACCTGGTCAGCAATACTTTTCATTCCCTTGATAGTAGGGTGACCGTTTTTCTTGTCAATATCATGAAGAGCAATGACAGGAACCTGATATTTGTTGCAGATCTTTTTAACTGACTCATTGATTACATCCTTGAGTTCAGAGTTTAAGATGAAATATACCTCTACATTAGGATAATGCTGTCGTATATCAGAAAGCAGCTTGGCCATGGCTGGGCGGAAACAATACAAATCTGCGCGCTTCCAGTCGCTATACTGATAGTTGCCGAGCGGGGCATCAGCCCAGTTGTCATTCGTAGCACCGCAAATCAGGATGATATCCGGATTGCCAAGAAGAGAACTTCGGGTGATGAAAGAACGGTCGCTATAATCTTCGTCACGATAGCCAGTGTTGCAGATGGTAGCACCAGAATAGGAATTGATATTTCCCATTTTATAGCCTCCTTCCTTGATAACTTGCCACCACCAGGTTTGCTCAACCTTGTTTACATCTGTAGTTTCTGGTGGAGTAGTAGGTGAGTACCAGGTGGCATAACCCTTAGGAATGAACCCCTCGAAAGTGGAATACGAGTCACCGAGAACGGCAACGGTCTGCTTCACCTGTGCCATGAGCGGCATGAAGGTGAGCATAATGAAAGAAATGATAATCGTAAATCTTTTCATGATGCTTGTTCTTGTTTTAATGCTTCTTATGTAATTCTGCTGCAAAAGTAATATAAATATGTGAATAGACAAAAAATATTGGAGGAAAATTCATCTTTCTGTTTCTATTTTTGTCTAAAACTAAGCATGATTTGAGTTATACCATAATTTTATCATGTACGCGCTCAAGCGCATATGCACACAAACGTACGCATGCATATATATAATAATGTATACACAATAAATCGCCATGCTAAAATCTTTATAAATGTTAAATACTTGCTAAAAAAGCAACTTTTTTACGAAAAGATTTGGTCGAATGAAAAATAGTTAGTACTTTTGCACTCGCTTTTGAGAAATACACTTTCTCTTAGCGATTAAAGAAAGTTAGTGCAAGTCGAATACAATGAAATTTATTTCAATTGTTGAGGCGCAGCCTAACTTGCGAAGAAAGAGTTCTTTGAAAGATTTTACATAAACAGACAAGTAGTACAAGAAGCGGTTAACTTCTTAGAAATAAGAAAGTTGACTGGGTAAAAGAAACGAACCGTCAAGCAATTGACAAGTCAGGTTTACTAAGCTTCAATAAACGAAAAGGATATTCGTCCTAAGTACAGACAACAAACACCGATTATTCCAGCAATGGAATAAGAAGTAAAAATGATATTTTACAATGGAGAGTTTGATCCTGGCTCAGGATGAACGCTAGCTACAGGCTTAACACATGCAAGTCGAGGGGAAACGACATCGAAAGCTTGCTTTTGATGGGCGTCGACCGGCGCACGGGTGAGTAACGCGTATCCAACCTGCCCATCACTTGGGGATAACCTTGCGAAAGTAAGACTAATACCCAATGATATCTCTAGAAGACATCTGAAAGAGATTAAAGATTTATCGGTGACGGATGGGGATGCGTCTGATTAGCTTGTTGGCGGGGTAACGGCCCACCAAGGCGACGATCAGTAGGGGTTCTGAGAGGAAGGTCCCCCACATTGGAACTGAGACACGGTCCAAACTCCTACGGGAGGCAGCAGTGAGGAATATTGGTCAATGGACGAGAGTCTGAACCAGCCAAGTAGCGTGCAGGATGACGGCCCTATGGGTTGTAAACTGCTTTTATAAGGGAATAAAGTGAGTCTCGTGAGACTTTTTGCATGTACCTTATGAATAAGGACCGGCTAATTCCGTGCCAGCAGCCGCGGTAATACGGAAGGTCCGGGCGTTATCCGGATTTATTGGGTTTAAAGGGAGCGTAGGCCGGAGATTAAGCGTGTTGTGAAATGTAGACGCTCAACGTCTGCACTGCAGCGCGAACTGGTTTCCTTGAGTACGCACAAAGTGGGCGGAATTCGTGGTGTAGCGGTGAAATGCTTAGATATCACGAAGAACTCCGATTGCGAAGGCAGCTCACTGGAGCGCAACTGACGCTGAAGCTCGAAAGTGCGGGTATCGAACAGGATTAGATACCCTGGTAGTCCGCACGGTAAACGATGGATGCCCGCTGTTGGTCTGAATAGGTCAGCGGCCAAGCGAAAGCATTAAGCATCCCACCTGGGGAGTACGCCGGCAACGGTGAAACTCAAAGGAATTGACGGGGGCCCGCACAAGCGGAGGAACATGTGGTTTAATTCGATGATACGCGAGGAACCTTACCCGGGCTTGAATTGCAGAGGAAGGATTTGGAGACAATGACGCCCTTCGGGGCCTCTGTGAAGGTGCTGCATGGTTGTCGTCAGCTCGTGCCGTGAGGTGTCGGCTTAAGTGCCATAACGAGCGCAACCCCTCTCCTTAGTTGCCATCAGGTGAAGCTGGGCACTCTGGGGACACTGCCACCGTAAGGTGTGAGGAAGGTGGGGATGACGTCAAATCAGCACGGCCCTTACGTCCGGGGCTACACACGTGTTACAATGGCAGGTACAGAGAGACGGTCGTACGCAAGTACGATCAAATCCTTAAAGCCTGTCTCAGTTCGGACTGGGGTCTGCAACCCGACCCCACGAAGCTGGATTCGCTAGTAATCGCGCATCAGCCATGGCGCGGTGAATACGTTCCCGGGCCTTGTACACACCGCCCGTCAAGCCATGAAAGCCGGGGGCGCCTAAAGTCCGTGACCGTAAGGAGCGGCCTAGGGCGAAACTGGTAATTGGGGCTAAGTCGTAACAAGGTAGCCGTACCGGAAGGTGCGGCTGGAACACCTCCTTTCTGGAGAGACGAATATTGAGAGAATGTTGAGTGTTGAATGTTGAATGTTGAGTTCTCATTCTTGCTTACTTCTATATTTGTTGAGATAGTGACTGATTAAAGTTCGTTTCTCTTCTTGTACGCACCATCTGTTTAGTTAAATACAGGAGACTGGGATTCCTTATACATTATATAATATATAGGGATGGCTCAAGCAAAATGGTTCAACTCCACAATCTCCACCATGCCTTTTAAGGCAAGAAGATCTTTGACATATTGACACAAGCAAAACTGTAAGTAATGAACTTTAGTTCAGACTAAAGTAAATCAAATCGCAAGATGAGATTTCACTTTGTTAGAATACAGCTGAAAGTATGAGCTACTTATTCGTTATTCGGAAACGAGTAACAAGAATACAGTCGTAAAGAAAGTAAGAAAGGGCGTATGGCGGATGCCTAGGCTCACGGAGGCGATGAAGGACGTGATAAGCTGCGATAAGCTTCGGGTAGGTGCAAATAACCTTTGATCCGAAGATTTCCGAATGGGACAACCTAGCCGTCTGAAGGACGGTTACTCTTACCAATGTAAGAGAGCTAACGCAGGGAACTGAAACATCTTAGTACCTGCAGGAAGAGAAAATAAATGAATGATTCCCCCAGTAGTGGCGAGCGAACGGGGAACAGCCCAAACCGTTGACGTCGCAAGGCGCCAGCGGGGTTGTAGGACCGCGACATTGTACTGAAATGGTGAGTGGAAGTATCTGGAAAGTTACATCACAGAAGGTGATAATCCTGTACACGAAGCCAGATCAGGCATAGCGGTATCCTGAGTAACGCGGGACACGAGGAATCCTGCGCGAATCTGCCGGGACCATCCGGTAAGGCTAAATACTCCCGTGAGACCGATAGCGAACGAGTACTGTGAAGGAAAGGTGAAAAGAACCCCGAGCAGGGGAGTGAAATAGTTCCTGAAACCATACGCCTACAAGCGGTCGGAGCATCGTAAGATGTGACGGCGTGCCTTTTGCATAATGATCCTACGAGTTACCGTCACTGGCGAGGTTGAGTGTCATGAGACACGTAGCCGCAGTGAAAGCGAGCCTGAACAGGGCGCACAGTCAGTGGGGGTAGACGCGAAACCAAGTGATCTACACTTGGCCAGGATGAAGTCCCGGTAACACGGGATGGAGGTCCGCACCAATAAGCGTTGAAAAGCTTCTGGATGAGCCGAGTGTAGGAGTGAAAGGCCAATCAAACTTGGAGATAGCTCGTACTCCCCGAAAGGCATTTAGGTGCCGCGTCGGATGGTCACCGTGAGAGGTAGAGCGACCGATAGGACAAGAGGGCTTCACCGCCTATCGAGTCCTGACGAACTCCGAATGCTCACGGTCTGCAGTCCGGCAGTAAGGGGGCGGGTGCTAAGGTCCGTCCCCGAGAGGAGAAGAATCCAGACCGCCGTCTAAGGTCCCGGAGTTCTGCCTGAGTTAGTCTAACGAAGTCTGGTCCCTATGACAGCTAGGATGTTGGCTTGGAAGCAGCCATTCATTCAAAGAGTGCGTAACAGCTCACTAGTCGAGGGTCCGGGCATGGATAATAATCGGGTATAAGGCAGACACCGAAGGCGCGGGATAGCAATTGTAAAAGTATCGGTAGGGGAGCATACTCACAGCGTCGAATGGTGTACGTAAGTTATCCTGGAGCGGTGAGTAAAGCAAATGTAGGAATAAGTAACGATAAGGAGGGTTAGATTCCCTCCCGCTGTAAGACCAAGGTTTCCCGGGCAATGCCAATCAGCCCGGGGTCAGTCGGGTCCTAAGTCTAAGCCGAACGGCGATGGCGATGGCAGAGACGGTTAATATTCCGTCACTGCCGCATGGGGCGACGTGGAGACGGAGCAGTGAAACCACCGCGGGGCGACGGAAGTCCCCGTTGAAGAGTGTAGGCGTTGAGGATGGCAGGCAAATCCACCATCCGAGCTGAACTTGACAGTATGGAGTCTTCTTCGGAAGAATCCAATAGTGTGGGTAATCATACTCCCGAGAAAATCCGCTAAGCTTAACCCATGCGGCACCCGTACCGCAAACGGACACACGTGGTCGGGTAGAACATACTAAGGCGTTGAGAGATTCATGGTTAAGGAACTAGGCAAATTGACCCTGTAACTTCGGGATAAAGGGTCCTCGTGATGAGCGAGGCGCAGAGAATAGGTCCAGGCAACTGTTTAACAAAAACACAGGGCTGTGCAAACTCGAAAGATGACGTATACAGCCTGACACCTGCCCGGTGCCGGAAGGTTAAGAGGAGATGTCACTCGCAAGAGGAAGCATTGAATTGAAGCCCCGGTAAACGGCGGCCGTAACTATAACGGTCCTAAGGTAGCGAAATTCCTTGTCGGGTAAGTTCCGACCTGCACGAATGGTGTAATGATCCGGACGCTGTCTCAACCATGAGCTCAGTGAAATTGTAGTATCGGTGAAGATGCCGATTACCCGCGATGGGACGAAAAGACCCCGTGAACCTTTACTACAGCTTAGCATTGACCTTGGTCATCCGATGTGTAGGATAGGCCGGAGGCTTCGAAGCGGGAGCGCCAGCTTTCGTGGAGCCATCCTTGAAATACGGCCCTTTGGCTGTCTGAGGTCTAACGCGTGATACGCGGACACTGCTTGGTGGGTAGTTTGACTGGGGTGGTCGCCTCCAAAAGCGTAACGGAGGCTTCCAAAGGTGCCCTCGGGTCGATTGGTAACCGACCTCAAAGAGTGCAATGGCATAAGGGCGCTTGACTGGGAGGCAGACATGCCGAGCAGGCAGGAAACTGGGGCATAGTGATCCGGCGGATGTGTATGGAAACTCCGTCGCTCAAAGGATAAAAGGTACTCCGGGGATAACAGGCTGATCCCCCCCAAGAGCTCATATCGACGGGGTGGTTTGGCACCTCGATGTCGGCTCGTCACATCCTGGGGCTGGAGAAGGTCCCAAGGGTTGGGCTGTTCGCCCATTAAAGTGGCACGCGAGCTGGGTTCAGAACGTCGTGAGACAGTTCGGTCTCTATCTATCGTGGGCGTGGGAGTTTTGAGTGGTGCCGTCACTAGTACGAGAGGACCGTGATGGACAGACCTCCGGTTTACCAGTTGTGCCGCCAGGCGCACCGCTGGGTATCTGAGTCTGGATTGGATAAGCGCTGAAAGCATCTAAGTGCGAAGCCAGCCGCAAGATGAGAACTCCATTGAGGGTCGTCAGAGACGATGACGTTGATAGGATGCAGGTGTAAAGACAGCGATGTCAAAGCCGAGCATTACTAATTGCCCGAACACTTTCTTTAGAAAGTTCATAGTTTCAACTGTATGTACAGTCTGAATGGTGCTGAAA is a window from the Segatella copri genome containing:
- a CDS encoding RagB/SusD family nutrient uptake outer membrane protein, whose translation is MKHIRFQFLTLLSATALTLTSCDLIGSLDGIEPEHVVTDDNYITDVSTAQTALNGVYASWRSTGVSYLRYGMSSMAHTQAMAMAMGADEFAAENIETNNSNVETAYTAYYNVINAANTFLVHINKNIPGLSEEKRTEMIAEARCQRALAYLTLLKCFGEYWKQDSPYGVCIFQDELVRDNQPRKRSSVAETYKLISDDLDYAIAHCEQHPADHYHMSSVFAKALKAKMYMAQDNYAEAARLAEEVISEAEAAGYGLESDYAKIFDEQFNSQEMLFAPYTANPSELMDSNWYMFSPGSLLKKVADDLVPDDETGGDIVIPTPGDGGDVVVPDPDGSSDGSASGDGGVVIPGGDGGVVIPGGDGSDFPFPPGEDDVASYDALYTWAYKGDAMNGIGKYNKLTPEMFYADSYYFMRLAEVYYIAAEAEARQGQYAKARTLLATVIERAGYTEDDVNAIADSDLLGEILKHKLCDMSNENLEEWFDLCRYNRQGGFESWTEDEKAELPSFRRYLLPIPKASMGANNLLVQNPEYVNQ
- a CDS encoding thioredoxin-like domain-containing protein — protein: MNKMKMKTCMMTLAGLVLAMAASAQNFEMKGKVKGNVDGCSVMLQKYGLEGVTNLDSVTIKNGEFTLKGVVNQPEQYQMVIDMNKPGTAEPDYQKIFSTRVYVENKPMTYDVDLTGFPAERDMSMIEPVVKGSTTQDIYQAYLELMSPIQDKMHKMDDSINQTTDLAQRVSLAKEAIKLQEEMRHQTSLFIQQHTTSLVAFDLLLESFSSLPTPYTSQQIDEMMGWLKNDWSSSAQYPMLQMQAEMAKHTAIGNHYIDGTVVTPEGKQVKLSSLIKKGEYTMLEFWASWCRPCRQEIPHLKKVHEKYKDFNIISISVDERDADWKKAMAKEGMTWTQVRNPEGFGGMVMGEYGINGIPACLILDKDGNFYKTNMRGAYLDAFLYDYYKK
- a CDS encoding alanine/glycine:cation symporter family protein; the encoded protein is MIDSIQNILVQVSDFLWSYIIITVLICCALFFTWRTRFVQFRLIREMIRLLIHPDKVQPEEIGHDELSMEVKVDGEMKHISSFQAFVVALASRIGTGNLAGVATAISIGGPGAVFWMWMLALLGSASAFIESTLAQLYKRKGKTSFYGGPAYYMKYGLGKGWMGILFAVLMIITFGFAYNSVQSNTICLAWQKAFGIEPATMGIALTVLTLLIIFGGIHRVAKFSSTVVPVMAVVYLLIAVGVVVWNITSLPKVLLTIVENAFGFNQAAGGVLGVTVIQGIKRGLFSNEAGEGSAPNAAAVATVSHPVKQGLIQALGVFTDTLVVCSCTAFIILVSGVDLTASNGIQLTQDALTHEIGNIGNPFVAVMIWLFAFSSIIGNYYYGETNVRYIRDSKLGVFVYRLAVAAMVMVGAVVSLDFAWSFADITMALLTLCNLAAIVLLSRQAVFLLKDYRQQKKEGKNPVFTKDKMLEIADKLEAW
- a CDS encoding SGNH/GDSL hydrolase family protein; the protein is MKRFTIIISFIMLTFMPLMAQVKQTVAVLGDSYSTFEGFIPKGYATWYSPTTPPETTDVNKVEQTWWWQVIKEGGYKMGNINSYSGATICNTGYRDEDYSDRSFITRSSLLGNPDIILICGATNDNWADAPLGNYQYSDWKRADLYCFRPAMAKLLSDIRQHYPNVEVYFILNSELKDVINESVKKICNKYQVPVIALHDIDKKNGHPTIKGMKSIADQVLKVIKK